A region of Burkholderiales bacterium JOSHI_001 DNA encodes the following proteins:
- a CDS encoding subtilisin-like serine protease (PFAM: Subtilase family), translating into MQTLSLPLRAALAACLLVLGASAQAQRFDAGRPANAGPEATDRLIVKYRSAGTSALPTAAAAARTENALRVAANRQGVSLGRLRDLANGAQVLRANRTLRHDEALALAASLRAGDPDIEYAEPDLRLQTLGVPNDSLYAQQWAWSDTTAGVRAPAAWDRSSGAGVVVAVVDTGVRPHADLKANLLAGYDFITDTAIAGDGNGRDADPSDPGDFTSAGQCGSGSAASTSSWHGTHVAGIVAAVANNASGVAGLAHGAKLLPLRVLGRCGGYTSDIADAITWAAGNAVTGLPTNTTPARVINLSLGGSGACGTTMQSAINAARAKGAVVVVAAGNSATDAASATPANCSGTIVVAATGKTGGKASYSNSGATVTLAAPGGDSGYGILSTLNAGSSTPGADSYAAYMGTSMATPVVAATAALMLASNATLTPDQVATLLKGSARAFPAACSGCGAGLVDANAAVAAAQGSTVTPTPTPTPVVSVLAVTDKEPNNSLGGAQAVASLPARVGGSIASTSDNDYFKLSLPAGAKLVATLTQGSSSAFSLAAYTASGALVVSASGSAGLTRQFTITNAGTSAAPLVLRVWRASGATGAYQLSLAL; encoded by the coding sequence ATGCAGACCCTTTCCTTGCCGCTTCGCGCCGCCCTGGCCGCGTGCTTGCTGGTGCTGGGCGCCAGCGCCCAGGCCCAGCGCTTTGACGCCGGCCGTCCTGCCAACGCCGGGCCCGAGGCCACCGACCGGCTGATCGTGAAGTACCGCAGCGCCGGCACCAGCGCCCTGCCCACTGCCGCGGCGGCGGCCCGCACCGAAAACGCCCTGCGCGTGGCGGCCAACCGCCAGGGCGTCAGCCTGGGGCGGCTGCGCGACCTGGCCAACGGCGCCCAGGTGCTGCGCGCCAACCGCACCCTGCGCCACGACGAAGCCCTGGCCCTGGCCGCCAGCCTGCGCGCCGGCGACCCGGACATCGAATACGCCGAGCCCGACCTGCGCCTGCAGACCCTGGGCGTGCCCAACGACAGCCTGTACGCCCAGCAATGGGCCTGGAGCGACACCACCGCCGGCGTGCGCGCGCCCGCCGCCTGGGACCGCAGCAGCGGCGCTGGCGTGGTGGTGGCAGTGGTGGACACCGGGGTGCGCCCGCACGCGGACCTGAAGGCCAACCTGCTGGCGGGTTACGACTTCATCACCGACACCGCCATCGCCGGCGACGGCAACGGCCGCGACGCCGACCCCAGCGACCCCGGCGACTTCACCAGCGCCGGCCAGTGCGGCAGCGGCTCGGCCGCCTCCACCAGTTCCTGGCACGGCACCCATGTGGCCGGCATCGTGGCCGCGGTGGCCAACAACGCCAGCGGCGTGGCCGGCCTGGCCCATGGCGCCAAGCTGCTGCCGCTGCGCGTGCTGGGCCGCTGCGGCGGCTACACCTCCGACATTGCCGACGCCATCACCTGGGCGGCCGGCAACGCGGTGACCGGGCTGCCCACGAACACCACGCCGGCGCGGGTGATCAACCTGTCGCTGGGCGGCAGCGGCGCCTGCGGCACGACGATGCAAAGCGCCATCAACGCCGCCCGCGCCAAGGGGGCGGTGGTGGTGGTGGCCGCTGGCAACAGCGCCACCGACGCGGCCAGCGCCACGCCGGCCAACTGCAGCGGCACCATCGTCGTGGCCGCCACTGGCAAGACCGGCGGCAAGGCGTCTTATTCCAACAGCGGCGCCACCGTCACCCTGGCCGCGCCGGGCGGCGACAGCGGCTACGGCATCCTGTCCACGCTGAACGCCGGCAGCAGCACGCCGGGGGCCGACAGCTACGCGGCCTACATGGGCACGTCCATGGCCACACCGGTGGTGGCCGCCACCGCGGCCCTGATGCTGGCGAGCAACGCCACACTCACGCCGGACCAGGTGGCCACGCTGCTGAAGGGCAGTGCCCGCGCCTTCCCGGCCGCCTGCAGCGGCTGCGGCGCCGGCCTGGTGGACGCCAACGCCGCGGTGGCCGCCGCGCAGGGCAGCACGGTCACGCCGACACCCACGCCCACGCCGGTGGTCAGCGTGCTGGCCGTGACCGACAAGGAACCCAACAACAGCCTGGGTGGCGCCCAGGCCGTGGCCAGCCTGCCGGCCCGGGTGGGCGGCAGCATCGCCAGCACCAGCGACAACGACTACTTCAAGCTCAGCCTGCCTGCAGGCGCCAAGCTGGTGGCCACCCTCACCCAGGGCAGCAGCTCGGCCTTTTCACTGGCGGCCTACACCGCCAGCGGCGCCCTGGTGGTGTCGGCCAGCGGCAGCGCCGGGCTGACGCGGCAATTCACCATCACCAACGCCGGCACCAGCGCCGCGCCGCTGGTGCTGCGCGTCTGGCGGGCCAGCGGCGCCACCGGCGCCTACCAGCTCAGCCTGGCGCTGTAG
- a CDS encoding Major Facilitator Superfamily transporter (PFAM: Major Facilitator Superfamily), with the protein MRLPNLLATRRGRLVAFFFLYVTEGIPLGFAATAIATQLRRQDVGPAEIGAFVASFYLPWAFKWAFGPVIDVFSSERLGRRRGWILGTQLMLILTLLACTTIQLPAQLGLLTAVLLIHNSFGAMQDVAIDALAVTTLHPDERGLANGMMFGGAAIGQGIGGSGVLFLMPVLGVAGGFVFVAACIALVTVFIVLPLQEPATPLADRREGGLGAAVAAMKAFSAEAFRSFLGTRGAYVGMLFSLLPAGAMGLGLALQSNLAVEVGMSDDSVAWLALWTQVISAVFMVVGGQLSDRWGRRRTLGVYLSLMSLPALYMMGVLLDHQWVMPVPQNAAEGARRVAPAALVTAVWVATLTYSVAQGLMYGTRSALLMDVTNPKVAATQFTAYMAMMNLVISYSAAWQGIAIETLGYPKTLLIDAITGLLCVALLPWIKPSTVNEDGHGAARARRTAWVLAIGCLAWLPYRSGLFSAGAAAPMFETLFTLVFVAAAVFLATGSMVLGAAAGRLGRLGLWLAPLLLAMYLRKWWPQAGALYLLVPALAAGVLLAQARQAWSGLKGAGAVPATAALA; encoded by the coding sequence ATGCGCCTACCCAACCTGCTGGCCACCCGCCGCGGCCGCCTTGTCGCCTTCTTCTTCCTGTACGTGACCGAAGGCATCCCGCTGGGCTTTGCGGCCACGGCCATCGCCACCCAGCTGCGGCGGCAGGACGTGGGGCCGGCCGAGATCGGCGCCTTCGTGGCGTCTTTCTACCTGCCCTGGGCCTTCAAGTGGGCCTTCGGGCCCGTCATCGACGTGTTCTCGTCCGAACGCCTGGGCCGGCGGCGCGGCTGGATCCTGGGCACGCAGCTCATGCTGATCCTCACCCTGCTGGCCTGCACCACCATCCAGTTGCCAGCGCAACTGGGCCTGCTGACGGCGGTGCTGCTCATCCACAACAGCTTCGGCGCCATGCAGGACGTGGCCATCGACGCATTGGCCGTCACCACCCTGCACCCGGACGAACGCGGTCTGGCCAACGGCATGATGTTCGGCGGCGCGGCCATCGGCCAGGGCATCGGCGGCAGCGGCGTGCTGTTCCTGATGCCGGTGCTGGGCGTGGCCGGCGGCTTCGTCTTCGTGGCGGCCTGCATCGCGCTGGTGACGGTGTTCATCGTGCTGCCGCTGCAGGAGCCGGCCACCCCGCTGGCCGATCGCCGCGAAGGCGGCCTGGGTGCGGCCGTGGCGGCGATGAAGGCCTTCTCGGCCGAGGCCTTCCGCAGCTTCCTGGGCACGCGCGGCGCCTACGTGGGCATGCTGTTCTCGCTGCTGCCGGCCGGCGCCATGGGCCTGGGCCTGGCGCTGCAAAGCAACCTGGCAGTGGAAGTGGGCATGAGCGACGACAGCGTGGCCTGGCTGGCGCTGTGGACCCAGGTGATCAGCGCGGTGTTCATGGTGGTGGGCGGGCAGTTGTCCGACCGCTGGGGCCGCCGCCGCACGCTGGGCGTGTACCTGTCGCTGATGAGCCTGCCGGCGCTGTACATGATGGGCGTGCTGCTGGACCACCAATGGGTGATGCCGGTGCCGCAGAACGCCGCCGAAGGCGCGCGCCGCGTGGCCCCGGCCGCACTGGTGACCGCGGTGTGGGTGGCCACGCTCACCTATTCGGTGGCGCAGGGCCTGATGTATGGCACCCGCTCGGCGCTCCTGATGGACGTGACCAACCCCAAGGTGGCGGCCACCCAGTTCACCGCCTACATGGCGATGATGAACCTGGTCATTTCCTATTCCGCCGCCTGGCAGGGCATCGCGATCGAAACCCTGGGCTACCCCAAGACCCTGCTCATCGACGCCATCACCGGCCTGTTGTGCGTGGCGCTGCTGCCCTGGATCAAGCCCTCGACGGTGAACGAGGACGGCCATGGCGCCGCCCGCGCGCGCCGCACCGCCTGGGTGCTGGCCATCGGCTGCCTGGCCTGGTTGCCCTACCGCAGCGGCCTGTTCAGTGCGGGCGCGGCGGCACCGATGTTCGAGACCCTGTTCACCCTGGTCTTCGTGGCGGCGGCCGTGTTCCTGGCCACGGGGTCCATGGTGCTGGGTGCTGCGGCGGGCCGCCTGGGCCGCCTCGGCCTGTGGCTGGCGCCGCTGCTGCTGGCCATGTACCTGCGCAAGTGGTGGCCGCAGGCCGGCGCGCTGTACCTGCTGGTGCCGGCCCTGGCCGCCGGGGTGCTACTGGCGCAGGCCCGGCAGGCCTGGTCGGGCTTGAAAGGGGCGGGTGCGGTGCCGGCCACGGCCGCCCTGGCCTGA
- a CDS encoding shikimate kinase (PFAM: Shikimate kinase; Helix-turn-helix), with translation MSSTMMHPGERPPLATDNGHEPEERHPFLAALGDRVRSLRSRRGMTRKAVALAADVSERHLANLEYGIGNPSVLVLLQVAGALQCSLAELLGDVTTTSPEWLLLRELLENRNEDTLRRVREAVGELLGTGGAHGQTQARSSRVALVGLRGAGKSTLGQLLADDLGFPFVELSREIEKFAGCSVGEIQALYGQSAYRRYERRALEEAIQIYPEAVIATPGGLVSDAATFNLLLAHCTTVWLKASAEDHMQRVRAQGDMRPMAANPEAMEDLKGILAGRAAFYSKAEFSLDTSAQALEPSFTALRALVRGALELPA, from the coding sequence ATGTCCAGCACGATGATGCATCCCGGCGAGCGCCCGCCCCTTGCCACCGACAACGGGCACGAGCCCGAAGAGCGCCATCCCTTCCTGGCCGCCCTGGGCGACCGGGTGCGGTCGCTGCGCTCGCGCCGCGGCATGACCCGCAAGGCCGTGGCCCTGGCGGCCGACGTGTCCGAGCGCCACCTGGCCAACCTGGAATACGGCATCGGCAACCCTTCGGTGCTGGTGCTGCTGCAGGTGGCGGGTGCGCTGCAGTGTTCCTTGGCCGAACTGCTGGGTGACGTCACCACCACGTCCCCCGAATGGCTGCTGCTGCGCGAACTGCTGGAAAACCGCAACGAAGACACGCTGCGCCGGGTGCGCGAAGCGGTGGGCGAACTGCTGGGCACCGGTGGTGCGCATGGGCAGACCCAGGCGCGCAGTTCGCGCGTGGCCCTGGTGGGCCTGCGCGGCGCGGGCAAGAGCACCCTGGGCCAGTTGCTGGCCGACGACCTGGGCTTCCCCTTCGTGGAACTGTCCCGCGAGATCGAGAAGTTCGCCGGCTGCAGCGTGGGCGAGATCCAGGCCCTGTACGGCCAAAGCGCCTACCGCCGCTACGAACGCCGGGCGCTGGAAGAGGCGATCCAGATCTACCCCGAGGCCGTCATCGCCACCCCGGGCGGCCTGGTGTCCGACGCCGCCACCTTCAACCTGCTGCTGGCCCACTGCACCACGGTGTGGCTGAAGGCCAGCGCCGAGGACCACATGCAGCGGGTGCGCGCCCAGGGCGACATGCGCCCCATGGCCGCCAACCCCGAGGCCATGGAAGACCTCAAGGGCATCCTGGCTGGGCGTGCGGCCTTCTACTCCAAGGCGGAGTTCAGCCTGGACACCAGCGCCCAGGCGCTGGAGCCCAGCTTCACGGCCCTGCGCGCGCTGGTGCGCGGCGCCTTGGAACTGCCGGCCTGA
- a CDS encoding benzoyl-CoA-dihydrodiol lyase (PFAM: Enoyl-CoA hydratase/isomerase family~TIGRFAM: benzoyl-CoA-dihydrodiol lyase) — protein MSTAPRVDYQTDPSRYRHWKLKFEGPVATLAADFDENAGLAPGYKLKLNSYDLGVDIELNDAINRIRFEHPEVRTVVLTSAKDKVFCSGANIFMLGVSTHAWKVNFCKFTNETRNGFEDSSAHSGLKFLAAVNGACAGGGYELALACDEIILVDDRSSAVSLPEVPLLGVLPGTGGLTRVTDKRHVRHDLADIFCTTSEGVRGQKAKDWRLVDDIAKPAQFAAKVQERALQLAEKSDRPANGQGVALTPLNRTVEADSLRYGHVSVTIDRAGRTATFTVKAPQGAQPTDVAGIEAAGSNWYPLQLARELEDAILSMRTNELDTGTWLIKTEGDAAAVAAMDATLLAHKNHWLVRETIGLLRRTFSRLDVSSRSLFALIEPGSCFVGSFLELALACDRSYQLMLPDDADKSPKIGVGEINFGVFPMATGQSRLQRRFYDEAPALEAVRAVIGQQLDADAAFKLGLVTSNPDDIDWADETRIAIEERVSMSPDALTGMEANLRFNGPENMFTRVFGRLTAWQNWIFQRPNAVGEKGALKVYGKGDKAAFDWNRV, from the coding sequence ATGAGCACCGCCCCCCGCGTGGACTACCAGACCGACCCGTCCCGCTACCGCCACTGGAAGCTGAAGTTCGAAGGCCCGGTGGCCACGCTGGCCGCCGACTTCGACGAAAACGCCGGCCTGGCCCCAGGCTACAAGCTGAAGCTCAACAGCTACGACCTGGGCGTGGACATCGAGCTGAACGACGCCATCAACCGCATCCGCTTCGAACACCCCGAGGTGCGCACCGTGGTGCTCACCAGCGCCAAGGACAAGGTGTTCTGCTCGGGCGCCAACATCTTCATGCTGGGCGTGTCCACCCACGCCTGGAAGGTGAACTTCTGCAAGTTCACCAACGAAACCCGCAACGGCTTCGAAGATTCCAGCGCCCACAGCGGCCTGAAGTTCCTGGCCGCGGTGAACGGTGCCTGCGCCGGCGGCGGTTATGAACTGGCCCTGGCCTGCGACGAAATCATCCTGGTGGACGACCGCAGCAGCGCCGTCAGCCTGCCCGAGGTGCCGCTGCTGGGCGTGCTGCCCGGCACCGGCGGCCTGACCCGCGTGACCGACAAGCGTCATGTGCGCCACGACCTGGCCGACATCTTCTGCACCACCAGCGAAGGCGTGCGCGGCCAGAAGGCCAAGGACTGGCGCCTGGTGGACGACATCGCCAAGCCGGCGCAATTCGCCGCGAAGGTGCAGGAGCGCGCGTTGCAATTGGCCGAGAAGAGCGACCGCCCGGCCAACGGCCAAGGCGTGGCGCTGACCCCGCTGAACCGCACGGTGGAAGCCGATTCGCTGCGCTACGGCCACGTCAGCGTCACCATCGACCGCGCCGGCCGCACCGCCACCTTCACCGTGAAGGCGCCGCAGGGCGCGCAGCCGACTGACGTGGCCGGCATTGAAGCCGCGGGTTCCAACTGGTACCCGCTGCAACTGGCGCGCGAACTGGAAGACGCCATCCTGTCCATGCGCACCAATGAGCTGGACACCGGCACCTGGCTGATCAAGACCGAAGGCGACGCCGCGGCCGTGGCCGCGATGGACGCCACGCTGCTGGCCCATAAGAACCACTGGCTGGTGCGTGAAACCATCGGCCTGCTGCGCCGCACCTTCAGCCGCCTGGACGTGTCCAGCCGCAGCCTGTTCGCGCTGATCGAGCCGGGTTCCTGCTTCGTCGGCAGCTTCCTGGAACTGGCGCTGGCCTGCGACCGCAGCTACCAGCTGATGCTGCCCGACGACGCGGACAAGAGCCCGAAGATCGGTGTGGGCGAAATCAACTTCGGTGTGTTCCCCATGGCCACCGGCCAGAGCCGACTGCAGCGCCGCTTCTACGACGAAGCCCCTGCGCTGGAAGCTGTGCGCGCAGTGATCGGCCAGCAACTCGACGCGGATGCCGCCTTCAAGCTGGGTCTGGTCACCAGCAACCCCGACGACATCGACTGGGCTGACGAGACCCGCATCGCCATCGAAGAGCGTGTGTCCATGAGCCCCGACGCACTCACCGGCATGGAAGCCAACCTGCGCTTCAACGGCCCGGAAAACATGTTCACCCGCGTGTTCGGGCGGCTCACCGCCTGGCAGAACTGGATCTTCCAGCGGCCCAATGCCGTTGGAGAGAAGGGCGCCCTGAAGGTGTACGGCAAGGGCGACAAAGCGGCATTCGACTGGAACCGGGTCTGA
- a CDS encoding benzoyl-CoA oxygenase, B subunit (PFAM: Phenylacetic acid catabolic protein~TIGRFAM: benzoyl-CoA oxygenase, B subunit), with product MSTINYSEKIPNNVNLAEDRTLQRALEQWQPNYLQWWDDMGPDGSQNFDVYLRTAVSVDPQGWAQFGHVKMPDYRWGIFLNPGEKDRKIHFGDHKGEDAWQDVPGEYRANLRRIIVTQGDTEPASVEQQRHLGLTCPSQYDLRNLFQVNVEEGRHLWAMVYLLHKYFGRDGREEGEALLERRSGQEDNPRILQAFNEKTPDWLSFFMFTYFTDRDGKFQLCALAESSFDPLARTTKFMLTEEAHHMFVGESGISRVIQRTCAAMNELKTDDVAKLRAAGVIDLPTLQRYLNFHFSVTIDLFGADESSNAATFYSTGLKGRYEEGKRVDDHQLRGQTYRVINAVNGALVEKEVPMLNALNEVLRDDYIKDSVSGVERWNKVIEKAGIPFRLKTPHKAFHRNIGALSGVKVSPDGRVVSEAEWQAKVDDWLPSGADRAFVGSLMGRVVEPGKFANWIAPPALGINRQPVDFEYVRFA from the coding sequence ATGAGCACCATCAACTACAGCGAGAAGATCCCCAACAACGTCAACCTCGCCGAGGACCGCACCCTGCAGCGCGCGCTGGAGCAGTGGCAGCCCAACTACCTGCAGTGGTGGGACGACATGGGCCCGGACGGCAGCCAGAACTTTGATGTGTACCTGCGCACCGCGGTCAGCGTGGACCCGCAGGGCTGGGCCCAGTTCGGCCACGTCAAGATGCCCGACTACCGCTGGGGCATCTTCCTGAACCCGGGCGAGAAGGACCGCAAGATCCACTTCGGCGACCACAAGGGCGAAGACGCCTGGCAGGACGTGCCCGGGGAATACCGCGCCAACCTGCGCCGCATCATCGTCACGCAAGGCGACACCGAACCCGCCAGCGTGGAGCAGCAGCGCCACCTGGGCCTGACCTGCCCCAGCCAGTACGACCTGCGCAACCTGTTCCAGGTGAACGTGGAAGAGGGCCGCCACCTCTGGGCGATGGTGTATTTGCTGCACAAGTACTTCGGCCGCGACGGCCGCGAAGAAGGCGAAGCCCTGCTGGAACGCCGCAGCGGCCAGGAAGACAACCCGCGCATCCTGCAGGCCTTCAACGAGAAGACGCCCGACTGGCTGAGCTTCTTCATGTTCACCTACTTCACCGACCGCGACGGCAAGTTCCAGCTGTGTGCGCTGGCCGAAAGCAGCTTCGACCCGCTGGCCCGCACCACCAAGTTCATGCTCACCGAAGAGGCGCACCACATGTTCGTGGGCGAGTCGGGCATCAGCCGCGTCATCCAGCGCACCTGCGCCGCCATGAACGAGCTGAAGACCGACGACGTGGCCAAGCTGCGCGCGGCCGGCGTCATCGACCTGCCCACGCTGCAGCGCTACCTGAACTTCCACTTCAGCGTCACCATCGACCTGTTCGGTGCCGATGAGTCGAGCAACGCCGCCACCTTCTATTCCACCGGCCTGAAGGGCCGCTACGAAGAAGGCAAGCGCGTGGACGACCACCAGCTGCGCGGCCAGACCTACAGGGTCATCAACGCGGTGAATGGCGCCCTGGTAGAGAAGGAAGTGCCGATGCTCAACGCGCTGAACGAGGTGCTGCGCGACGACTACATCAAGGACAGCGTTTCCGGCGTGGAGCGCTGGAACAAGGTGATCGAAAAGGCCGGCATCCCCTTCCGCCTGAAGACGCCGCACAAGGCCTTCCACCGCAACATCGGCGCGCTGTCCGGCGTGAAGGTGTCGCCCGACGGTCGCGTGGTGAGCGAAGCCGAATGGCAGGCCAAGGTGGACGACTGGCTGCCCAGCGGTGCCGATCGCGC